The Euphorbia lathyris chromosome 2, ddEupLath1.1, whole genome shotgun sequence genome includes a window with the following:
- the LOC136220306 gene encoding serine/threonine-protein kinase Aurora-3 has protein sequence MKAQRENQKRQWSLRDFEIGKPLGKGKFGRVYLAREVKSQYLVALKIIFKEQIEKYRIHHQLKREMEIQTSLRHPNILRLYGWFHDNERIFLILEYAHRGELYRELKKKGYLSEKQAATYISSLSNALAYCHKKDVIHRDIKPENLLLDHEGRLKIADFGWSVQSRSKRHTMCGTLDYLAPEMVENKAHDYAVDNWTLGVLCYEFLCGAPPFEAESQKDTFRRIMKIDLTFPYDRHISDEAKDLIGRLLVRDSSKRLSLEKILGHPWIVKNADPLDTSRE, from the exons ATGAAAGCACAACGAGAAAACCAGAAGAGGCAATGGTCCTTGCGAGACTTCGAGATCGGGAAACCCCTCGGAAAAGGAAAATTTGGGAGAGTTTATCTCGCCAGAGAAGTTAAG AGCCAATATTTAGTGGCTCTCAAGATAATTTTCAAGGAACAGATAGAAAAGTACAGGATTCATCACCAATTAAAGAGAGAGATGGAGATTCAAACCAGTCTACGTCACCCTAATATTCTGCGTCTCTATGGTTGGTTTCACGACAATGAGCGCATTTTCCTGATTCTCGAGTATGCTCACCGTGGCGAGCTTTACAGAGAGCTTAAAAAGAAGGGTTATCTCAGCGAGAAGCAAGCCGCTACT TACATTTCAAGTCTCTCCAATGCTTTGGCTTATTGTCATAAGAAGGATGTGATTCACAGAGATATTAAGCCAGAAAACTTGCTGCTTGATCACGAG GGCCGACTGAAAATTGCAGATTTTGGTTGGTCTGTGCAATCAAGGAGCAAGAGACACACCATGTGTGGTACATTGGATTATCTAGCACCAGAAATGGTGGAGAACAAAGCTCACGATTATGCAGTTGATAACTGGACATTGGGCGTACTTTGCTATGAGTTTCTGTGTGGTGCTCCTCCATTTGAGGCAGAGAGTCAAAAGGACACATTCAGAAG GATCatgaaaattgatcttacttttCCTTACGATCGTCACATTTCTGATGAAGCCAAAGACCTCATCGGCCGA CTTCTTGTGAGGGACTCTTCAAAGAGGCTCTCCCTTGAGAAAATCCTGGGGCACCCTTGGATTGTTAAGAATGCAGATCCCTTGGACACCTCGAGGGAGTAG